The proteins below are encoded in one region of Brassica napus cultivar Da-Ae chromosome A6, Da-Ae, whole genome shotgun sequence:
- the LOC106447246 gene encoding COP1-interacting protein 7-like isoform X1: protein MKADSILDYAIFELSHKHSRCELFVSSNGETEKLASGLIEPFVNHLCVLATQSLFRAEVEKNQNGKSWFTRRTLERFVQFVNSPEVLVRVDTIDLEMSQLEAARTLYSQDDGGVTDATKKELSRAIDLRLEAIKKDLTTAIVQASANGFDPQTVSDLQRFADTFGAHPLNEACGKYISLCQRRPDLIKKNLTTNETNTSQVQSIKNDEEEKKDDSSTVKTTQHTRRLSVQDRINLFESKKTEDSNSAGHKPVVVVAAKSTTELRRLSSDVSSAAAPPPVFPQKSVLRRWSVVSDMSFDFTSDNNKKSEGSGNEEGPLSRPSSGNPDVTVPKESEEESKKGDDDDDDDDDVSSTKCDDSQNQSDGDERYASKPQPSVMFPRHSRSRSAHIGDGIDIKSDELQSQSRKKDVIFSDKHPALTILTKPASAGSEQRQKSFGVEHDLEVDLVNKDSAAGKINSNRVRATSVDQMQRPRMSRETSQGVNDELKTKANDLEKIFAEHQQRGPRGDHHHQSAGDVKDNNNNKNVVMRRNVSDLSYSDDSKGKLYETYMKKRDAKLREEWSSKEAKLKSMQEALERSRTEMKAKFSEKRHDSISSTRQRAEKLRSFNTRSSLKKFQQHPISSLQSEEENVKDKPLSGRSSQVRKAPSPNRSSRVSKPSGKVSNTNVTSSGRGRRTTAEVNPVAQSSSIPNFSDLKKENTKPSAVRNPPMMRTQVRGGNKKTTKEDVPSPVKPRRPRSLRKSFSANIEFTELTSTLYSDERNEKQNTDVDEVPESLRNEEETDSEAEEEVKQVVENHVKEEEEETLVAEDVVDEKTTLSDKNSSEDESQVVDLPVNTTLLPSPFQHHIASLMDSPSESPLSWNSNLQHAFSYPHEHSDADASMDYSPMGSPASWSSRMRKKWGTTTGQSPVIVSNSSPLHSRKDLAKGIKRLLKFGKKTRAADSLMDWVSVTTSEGDDDFAYRSSDELRKTRMASSQSQHSEDEQGSFKAKDGEFKKSFFSLSTFRSKGNDSKPR from the exons ATGAAGGCTGATAGTATTCTTGACTATGCAATATTCGAGCTTTCGCATAAACACTCGCG ATGCGAACTGTTTGTGTCGAGTAATGGAGAAACAGAGAAACTGGCTTCAGGTCTGATCGAACCTTTTGTGAATCATCTGTGTGTTCTCGCAACACAATCTTTATTTAGAGCGGAAGTAGAAAAAAACCAAAATGGCAAATCTTGGTTCACAAGAAGGACACTCGAGAG gtttgttCAATTTGTTAATAGTCCAGAAGTTCTGGTAAGAGTCGATACAATTGATTTGGAGATGTCACAGTTGGAAGCAGCTCGGACTTTATATTCTCAGG ATGATGGAGGTGTAACGGATGCAACAAA GAAGGAGCTCTCAAGAGCTATTGATTTAAGACTTGAGGCCATTAAGAAGGACTTAACCACAGCGATTGTTCAAGCCTCGGCTAATGGTTTTGATCCTCAAACTGTCTCTGATCTCCAACGTTTTGCTGATACATTCGGTGCTCATCCTTTGAA CGAGGCATGTGGAAAATACATATCATTATGTCAAAGAAGACCAGACCTGATCAAGAAGAACTTGACTACCAACGAAACAAACACCAGTCAAGTCCAAAGTATCAAGAATGATGAAGAGGAGAAAAAAGATGACTCCTCTACGGTTAAGACCACTCAACATACGAGGAGGCTCAGCGTGCAAGACAGGATTAATCTCTTTGAGAGCAAAAAGACGGAAGATTCAAACTCTGCAGGACACAAACCGGTGGTTGTTGTTGCTGCTAAATCAACCACAGAGTTGAGGAGACTTTCCTCTGATGTCTCATCAGCTGCTGCTCCTCCTCCTGTATTCCCTCAGAAATCTGTCTTGAGAAGATGGAGTGTTGTTAGTGACATGAGCTTTGATTTTACATCGGATAATAACAAGAAGTCTGAGGGTAGTGGCAACGAAGAAGGTCCCTTGAGTAGACCATCCTCTGGTAATCCTGATGTCACAGTGCCAAAAGAGTCTGAAGAGGAGAGTAAAaagggtgatgatgatgatgatgatgatgatgatgtgtcTTCTACTAAATGTGATGATTCTCAGAACCAGTCTGATGGTGATGAGAGATATGCTTCCAAGCCACAACCATCAGTCATGTTTCCTCGACATTCGCGGTCTCGATCAGCTCATATAGGAGATGGTATTGATATCAAAAGTGATGAACTTCAATCACAAAGCCGGAAGAAAGATGTGATATTTTCAGACAAGCATCCTGCCTTAACAATCTTGACAAAACCAGCTTCTGCAG GGTCTGAACAGAGACAAAAATCATTTGGTGTAGAGCATGATCTTGAGGTTGATCTTGTGAATAAAGATTCAGCTGCTGGAAAAATCAACAGTAACAGAGTTCGTGCAACATCTGTGGATCAGATGCAAAGACCAAGAATGTCTAGGGAAACCTCTCAAGGTGTCAACGACGAGTTAAAAACAAAGGCAAACGACCTTGAGAAGATTTTCGCCGAGCATCAACAACGAGGTCCTCGtggagatcatcatcatcaatcagCTGGTGATGTaaaagacaacaacaacaacaagaacgtTGTGATGCGTCGGAACGTATCTGATTTAAGCTATTCAGATGATTCCAAAGGAAAGCTATACGAGACGTATATGAAGAAAAGGGACGCAAAGCTGAGAGAAGAATGGAGTTCGAAAGAAGCTAAGTTGAAGTCAATGCAAGAAGCTCTAGAGAGAAGTAGAACCGAGATGAAGGCTAAGTTCTCCGAGAAGAGACATGATTCTATATCGAGTACACGTCAGCGTGCTGAGAAGCTTAGATCTTTTAATACTCGGTCGAGTTTGAAGAAGTTTCAG CAGCATCCTATAAGCTCATTACAGAGCGAAGAAGAAAACGTGAAAGATAAACCACTCAGTGGAAGGAGCTCTCAAGTTAGAAAGGCTCCATCACCAAACCGGAGCTCTCGAGTCTCGAAACCATCAGGTAAAGTTTCAAACACTAACGTTACTTCTTCCGGGAGAGGGAGAAGAACAACAGCTGAGGTTAATCCGGTTGCACAATCTTCTTCCATTCCCAATTTCTCTGATCTtaagaaagaaaacacaaaacCATCTGCTGTTAGAAACCCTCCTATGATGCGAACACAGGTGAGGGGTGGTAATAAGAAGACTACAAAGGAGGATGTACCGTCTCCTGTTAAGCCTCGGAGACCGAGGTCGTTGAGGAAGAGCTTCTCTGCCAACATAGAGTTCACTGAGCTGACAAGTACTCTCTACTCTGATGAGAGGAATGAGAAGCAGAACACTGACGTCGATGAGGTACCAGAGAGCTTGAGGAACGAAGAGGAAACTGACTCTGAGGCTGAAGAAGAAGTGAAgcaagttgtggagaatcatgtcaaagaagaagaagaggaaactCTAGTGGCTGAGGATGTTGTTGATGAAAAGACCACACTTAGTGACAAGAACTCCTCAGAGGATGAATCTCAGGTTGTAGACTTACCGGTGAACACTACTCTACTACCTTCACCGTTTCAGCATCACATTGCCTCGTTAATGGATTCACCTAGCGAGAGTCCCCTCTCGTGGAACTCAAACTTGCAGCACGCTTTCTCTTACCCTCACGAGCATTCGGATGCCGATGCTTCGATGGATTACTCTCCCATGGGGAGTCCTGCTTCTTGGAGTTCGAGAATGAGAAAGAAATGGGGAACAACGACAGGTCAGAGTCCTGTCATTGTTTCAAACTCCTCACCGCTCCACTCTCGGAAGGATTTAGCGAAAGGGATCAAACGTTTGCTCAAGTTTGGAAAGAAAACTCGTGCTGCGGATAGCTTGATGGATTGGGTTTCTGTGACAACATCTGAAGGTGACGATGACTTTGCTTATAGATCATCTGATGAGTTGAGGAAAACAAGAATGGCATCTTCTCAGAGTCAGCATTCTGAGGATGAACAAG GGAGCTTTAAAGCGAAAGATGGAGAGTTTAAGAAATCATTCTTCTCACTCTCTACATTCCGTAGCAAAGGAAACGACTCGAAGCCAAGATAA
- the LOC106447246 gene encoding COP1-interacting protein 7-like isoform X2: MKADSILDYAIFELSHKHSRCELFVSSNGETEKLASGLIEPFVNHLCVLATQSLFRAEVEKNQNGKSWFTRRTLERFVQFVNSPEVLVRVDTIDLEMSQLEAARTLYSQDDGGVTDATKKELSRAIDLRLEAIKKDLTTAIVQASANGFDPQTVSDLQRFADTFGAHPLNEACGKYISLCQRRPDLIKKNLTTNETNTSQVQSIKNDEEEKKDDSSTVKTTQHTRRLSVQDRINLFESKKTEDSNSAGHKPVVVVAAKSTTELRRLSSDVSSAAAPPPVFPQKSVLRRWSVVSDMSFDFTSDNNKKSEGSGNEEGPLSRPSSGNPDVTVPKESEEESKKGDDDDDDDDDVSSTKCDDSQNQSDGDERYASKPQPSVMFPRHSRSRSAHIGDGIDIKSDELQSQSRKKDVIFSDKHPALTILTKPASAGSEQRQKSFGVEHDLEVDLVNKDSAAGKINSNRVRATSVDQMQRPRMSRETSQGVNDELKTKANDLEKIFAEHQQRGPRGDHHHQSAGDVKDNNNNKNVVMRRNVSDLSYSDDSKGKLYETYMKKRDAKLREEWSSKEAKLKSMQEALERSRTEMKAKFSEKRHDSISSTRQRAEKLRSFNTRSSLKKFQHPISSLQSEEENVKDKPLSGRSSQVRKAPSPNRSSRVSKPSGKVSNTNVTSSGRGRRTTAEVNPVAQSSSIPNFSDLKKENTKPSAVRNPPMMRTQVRGGNKKTTKEDVPSPVKPRRPRSLRKSFSANIEFTELTSTLYSDERNEKQNTDVDEVPESLRNEEETDSEAEEEVKQVVENHVKEEEEETLVAEDVVDEKTTLSDKNSSEDESQVVDLPVNTTLLPSPFQHHIASLMDSPSESPLSWNSNLQHAFSYPHEHSDADASMDYSPMGSPASWSSRMRKKWGTTTGQSPVIVSNSSPLHSRKDLAKGIKRLLKFGKKTRAADSLMDWVSVTTSEGDDDFAYRSSDELRKTRMASSQSQHSEDEQGSFKAKDGEFKKSFFSLSTFRSKGNDSKPR; the protein is encoded by the exons ATGAAGGCTGATAGTATTCTTGACTATGCAATATTCGAGCTTTCGCATAAACACTCGCG ATGCGAACTGTTTGTGTCGAGTAATGGAGAAACAGAGAAACTGGCTTCAGGTCTGATCGAACCTTTTGTGAATCATCTGTGTGTTCTCGCAACACAATCTTTATTTAGAGCGGAAGTAGAAAAAAACCAAAATGGCAAATCTTGGTTCACAAGAAGGACACTCGAGAG gtttgttCAATTTGTTAATAGTCCAGAAGTTCTGGTAAGAGTCGATACAATTGATTTGGAGATGTCACAGTTGGAAGCAGCTCGGACTTTATATTCTCAGG ATGATGGAGGTGTAACGGATGCAACAAA GAAGGAGCTCTCAAGAGCTATTGATTTAAGACTTGAGGCCATTAAGAAGGACTTAACCACAGCGATTGTTCAAGCCTCGGCTAATGGTTTTGATCCTCAAACTGTCTCTGATCTCCAACGTTTTGCTGATACATTCGGTGCTCATCCTTTGAA CGAGGCATGTGGAAAATACATATCATTATGTCAAAGAAGACCAGACCTGATCAAGAAGAACTTGACTACCAACGAAACAAACACCAGTCAAGTCCAAAGTATCAAGAATGATGAAGAGGAGAAAAAAGATGACTCCTCTACGGTTAAGACCACTCAACATACGAGGAGGCTCAGCGTGCAAGACAGGATTAATCTCTTTGAGAGCAAAAAGACGGAAGATTCAAACTCTGCAGGACACAAACCGGTGGTTGTTGTTGCTGCTAAATCAACCACAGAGTTGAGGAGACTTTCCTCTGATGTCTCATCAGCTGCTGCTCCTCCTCCTGTATTCCCTCAGAAATCTGTCTTGAGAAGATGGAGTGTTGTTAGTGACATGAGCTTTGATTTTACATCGGATAATAACAAGAAGTCTGAGGGTAGTGGCAACGAAGAAGGTCCCTTGAGTAGACCATCCTCTGGTAATCCTGATGTCACAGTGCCAAAAGAGTCTGAAGAGGAGAGTAAAaagggtgatgatgatgatgatgatgatgatgatgtgtcTTCTACTAAATGTGATGATTCTCAGAACCAGTCTGATGGTGATGAGAGATATGCTTCCAAGCCACAACCATCAGTCATGTTTCCTCGACATTCGCGGTCTCGATCAGCTCATATAGGAGATGGTATTGATATCAAAAGTGATGAACTTCAATCACAAAGCCGGAAGAAAGATGTGATATTTTCAGACAAGCATCCTGCCTTAACAATCTTGACAAAACCAGCTTCTGCAG GGTCTGAACAGAGACAAAAATCATTTGGTGTAGAGCATGATCTTGAGGTTGATCTTGTGAATAAAGATTCAGCTGCTGGAAAAATCAACAGTAACAGAGTTCGTGCAACATCTGTGGATCAGATGCAAAGACCAAGAATGTCTAGGGAAACCTCTCAAGGTGTCAACGACGAGTTAAAAACAAAGGCAAACGACCTTGAGAAGATTTTCGCCGAGCATCAACAACGAGGTCCTCGtggagatcatcatcatcaatcagCTGGTGATGTaaaagacaacaacaacaacaagaacgtTGTGATGCGTCGGAACGTATCTGATTTAAGCTATTCAGATGATTCCAAAGGAAAGCTATACGAGACGTATATGAAGAAAAGGGACGCAAAGCTGAGAGAAGAATGGAGTTCGAAAGAAGCTAAGTTGAAGTCAATGCAAGAAGCTCTAGAGAGAAGTAGAACCGAGATGAAGGCTAAGTTCTCCGAGAAGAGACATGATTCTATATCGAGTACACGTCAGCGTGCTGAGAAGCTTAGATCTTTTAATACTCGGTCGAGTTTGAAGAAGTTTCAG CATCCTATAAGCTCATTACAGAGCGAAGAAGAAAACGTGAAAGATAAACCACTCAGTGGAAGGAGCTCTCAAGTTAGAAAGGCTCCATCACCAAACCGGAGCTCTCGAGTCTCGAAACCATCAGGTAAAGTTTCAAACACTAACGTTACTTCTTCCGGGAGAGGGAGAAGAACAACAGCTGAGGTTAATCCGGTTGCACAATCTTCTTCCATTCCCAATTTCTCTGATCTtaagaaagaaaacacaaaacCATCTGCTGTTAGAAACCCTCCTATGATGCGAACACAGGTGAGGGGTGGTAATAAGAAGACTACAAAGGAGGATGTACCGTCTCCTGTTAAGCCTCGGAGACCGAGGTCGTTGAGGAAGAGCTTCTCTGCCAACATAGAGTTCACTGAGCTGACAAGTACTCTCTACTCTGATGAGAGGAATGAGAAGCAGAACACTGACGTCGATGAGGTACCAGAGAGCTTGAGGAACGAAGAGGAAACTGACTCTGAGGCTGAAGAAGAAGTGAAgcaagttgtggagaatcatgtcaaagaagaagaagaggaaactCTAGTGGCTGAGGATGTTGTTGATGAAAAGACCACACTTAGTGACAAGAACTCCTCAGAGGATGAATCTCAGGTTGTAGACTTACCGGTGAACACTACTCTACTACCTTCACCGTTTCAGCATCACATTGCCTCGTTAATGGATTCACCTAGCGAGAGTCCCCTCTCGTGGAACTCAAACTTGCAGCACGCTTTCTCTTACCCTCACGAGCATTCGGATGCCGATGCTTCGATGGATTACTCTCCCATGGGGAGTCCTGCTTCTTGGAGTTCGAGAATGAGAAAGAAATGGGGAACAACGACAGGTCAGAGTCCTGTCATTGTTTCAAACTCCTCACCGCTCCACTCTCGGAAGGATTTAGCGAAAGGGATCAAACGTTTGCTCAAGTTTGGAAAGAAAACTCGTGCTGCGGATAGCTTGATGGATTGGGTTTCTGTGACAACATCTGAAGGTGACGATGACTTTGCTTATAGATCATCTGATGAGTTGAGGAAAACAAGAATGGCATCTTCTCAGAGTCAGCATTCTGAGGATGAACAAG GGAGCTTTAAAGCGAAAGATGGAGAGTTTAAGAAATCATTCTTCTCACTCTCTACATTCCGTAGCAAAGGAAACGACTCGAAGCCAAGATAA
- the LOC106351337 gene encoding mechanosensitive ion channel protein 10-like — translation MWVRLWVYAYRLEMSLVLSMEDTDSIMNSMRITVFITAAIADVVAFVPVYLTLGVFGSLFYIFFVFLALRAIKHSQQWNLILESTMLFLFRHPYSVGEKCINDGVEMVVKKINFFSVTFVGLDMKEYQISSGTLRSKWRIDLFRGSSSLEKMQLILSESQDETVV, via the exons ATGTGGGTCCGCCTCTGGGTGTATGCTTACAGGCTAGAGATGTCTCTTGTCTTGTCAATGGAAGACACAGACTCTATAATGAACAGTATGAGGATCACAGTCTTCATAACTGCTGCGATTGCAGACGTAGTAGCATTTGTTCCCGTATACCTAACGCTAGGCGTATTCGGATcattgttttacattttcttcGTTTTCCTGGCGTTACGTGCTATAAAACATTCTCAGCAGTGGAATTTGATTCTCGAATCAACCATGTTGTTTTTATTTCGCCATCCGTATTCTGTTGGCGAAAAATGTATAAACGATGGAGTCGAA ATGGTGGTGAAGAAAATAAACTTCTTTTCTGTAACTTTCGTTGGACTCGATATGAAGGAATATCAAATCAGTAGTGGTACTCTACGGTCCAAGTGGCGCATTGACCTCTTTCGAGGTAGTTCTAGCTTGGAGAAGATGCAACTGATTCTGAGTGAATCCCAAG ATGAAACGGTTGTTTAA
- the LOC106351396 gene encoding protein TIFY 11A-like yields MGWRCSKAQPPEKSNFTRRCSLLSRYLKEKGSFGNINLGLIRKPNSDRVLSGNSDPPGKQHKADSETKTLDVFQRVLKGEPSPGKANEDSNLSNPSERESSQLTIFFGGHVLVYNEFPTDKAKEILEVAKQAKPVTDINIKTQINVENNDNKSNMVLPDLNEPTNSVDIINQQNQVVERIARRASLHRFFAKRKDRAVARAPYQVNQNVGQHHYPPKPETAHGRSLKSGQSSKAPEEDVAQTMSQPKPEGDKYMSIETEEEGQCSKDLQLRL; encoded by the exons atgggttggagatgctctaaggcaCAACCACCGGAGAAGTCCAACTTTACCCGGAGATGTAGTCTGCTCAGCCGTTACTTGAAGGAGAAGGGTAGTTTCGGAAATATTAATCTTGGGTTGATTCGAAAGCCCAATTCGGATCGCGTGCTGTCCGGAAACTCCGATCCACCAG GGAAACAACATAAGGCAGATTCGGAAACCAAAACCCTCGATGTCTTTCAGAGGGTTTTAAAAGGCGAACCGTCTCCAGGCAAAGCCAACGAAGATTCCAACCTCAG TAACCCATCAGAGCGAGAAAGTTCGCAGCTGACTATTTTCTTTGGAGGTCACGTTTTAGTATACAACGAGTTCCCTACAGACAAAGCTAAAGAGATACTGGAAGTGGCTAAGCAAGCCAAGCCTGTGACTGATATTAACATTAAGACACAAATTAATGTCGAAAACAACGATAACAAAAGCAACATGGTTCTTCCTGATCTTAACGAGCCCACAAATTCTGTGGATATCATCAATCAACAAAATCAGGTCGTAGAACGTATAGCACGTAGAGCTTCGCTTCATCGATTCTTTGCTAAACGGAAAGACAG AGCAGTGGCTAGAGCTCCATACCAAGTTAACCAAAATGTGGGTCAGCATCATTATCCTCCCAAGCCAGAGACTGCCCACGGTCGATCACTTAAATCAGGGCAGTCGTCAAAAGCACCGGAGGAGGATGTTGCTCAAACCATGTCCCAGCCAAAACCAGAAGGTGATAAATATATGTCTATAGAGACTGAAGAAGAAGGCCAGTGTTCGAAAGATCTCCAGCTTAGGCTATAG
- the LOC106351395 gene encoding protein LAZY 2-like — translation MKLFGWMQNKRNAKYENHNRTSTSSASSHHLKQEPREEFSDWPHALLAIGTFGSTSNGVSDTKSKNVHEEIEEEKEAISQPEQEEEPSSSDDIDDFTPEEVGKLQKELIKLLSRTKKRKSDVNRELMKNLPLDRFLNCPSSLEVERRISNALCAVVDSSEGNKDEDMERTINAILGRCKEISIESKKKTDISKKSFSYLFKKIFVCSDGISTSPSPSLRDTLQESRMEKLLKMMLHKKINSQASSKPASSTTKRYLEDKKQLSLKSEEEETNERRSSSEGHKWVKTDSDCEFSSNTH, via the exons atgaag TTATTCGGGTGGATGCAAAACAAGCGAAATGCGAAATATGAGAATCATAACAGAACAAGCACTTCCTCTGCTTCATCTC ATCATTTGAAGCAAGAGCCAAGGGAGGAGTTTAGCGACTGGCCCCACGCGCTGCTTGCTATTGGAACTTTTGGTTCAACAAGCAACGGTGTGAGTGACACCAAAAGCAAGAATGTTCATGAAGAGATcgaagaagagaaggaggctATCTCTCAACCCGAGCAAGAAGAAGAGCCTTCTTCCTCTGATGATATTGATGATTTTACTCCCGAGGAGGTGGGGAAGTTGCAGAAGGAGTTGATAAAGCTCTTGTCAAGAACTAAGAAAAGGAAGTCTGATGTGAATAGAGAGCTCATGAAAAATCTTCCATTGGATAGATTCTTGAATTGTCCATCGAGTTTAGAGGTCGAGAGGCGAATCAGCAATGCGCTATGCGCTGTTGTGGATTCATCTGAAGGGAAtaaggatgaagatatggaacGAACGATTAACGCTATATTAGGCAGATGCAAAGAGATATCTATAGAAAGTAAGAAGAAGACAGACATAAGCAAGAAGTCTTTCTCATATCTTTTCAAGAAGATCTTTGTTTGCTCAGATGGAATTTCTACGTCACCAAGCCCTAGCTTGAGAGACACGCTTCAAGAATCGAGAATGGAGAAG TTGTTGAAGATGATGCtacataagaaaattaattctCAAGCCTCCTCAAAGCCAGCATCATCTACAACAAAGAGATACTTGGAAGACAAGAAACAGCTCTCTTTgaagagtgaagaagaagaaaccaacgAGAGAAGAAGCAGTAGTGAGGGACATAAATGGGTCAAAACAGATTCTGACTGTGAGTTTTCATCAAATACTCATTAA